The Isorropodon fossajaponicum endosymbiont JTNG4 genome segment TCAGATGTTGCACCATAGCCTGTGAGTTCTGCAAGAATAGTTGCGCCTCGAGCTTGTGCATATTCTAATGATTCAAGTACTAATGCACCACCACCACCAGAAATAACAAAACCATCACGATTCGCATCAAAGGCACGAGAAGCACTTGAAGGCGTTTCGTTGTATTTAGAAGATAAAGCGCCCATTGCATCAAACAACATGGTGAGCGACCAATCTAGCTCTTCACCGCCACCAGCAAATACCACATCTTGTTTACCCATTTGAATTTGTTCCATGGCGTTGCCGATACAGTGTGCAGAGGTTGAACAAGCAGAGCTGATTGAATAGTTAATGCCCTTAATTTTGAACAGGGTTGAAAGGCAGGCTGAAGTGGTAGAGCCCATCGTACGCGGTACGCGATAAGGACCAACACGCTTTATGCCTTTTTCCCTTAAGATGTCGGCGGCTTCTACTACGTTTTGGTTGCTAGCGCCACCAGAACCCATGATAAGCCCAGTACGTTCATTTGAGGTTTGTTCGGGTGTTAATCCTGATTGTTTAATTGCTTCATCCAGGGCAACTGCATTATAAATAGCAGCATCAGCCATAAAGCGTTTCATTTTTCTGTCAATGATTTCACTAGAGTCTAATTCAGCAATAGCGCCAGACACGTGTGAACGAAGCCCCATTTTTGCCTGGTCTTCATCAAATTTAATGCCTGATTTAGCAGTTTTTAAGGAGGCTAAAACCCCTGTGCAGTTTGTACCCAAACTAGAAACAATTCCCATTCCTGTGACAACGACTCTGTTCATTACATTTTGCTAGTGTCAGTAAATAATCCAACCTTAAGATTGGTGGCTTCGTAAATGACTTTGCCATCCACTTCCATAGTGGCATCAGCCACACCCATGTACAATTT includes the following:
- the fabB gene encoding beta-ketoacyl-ACP synthase I → MNRVVVTGMGIVSSLGTNCTGVLASLKTAKSGIKFDEDQAKMGLRSHVSGAIAELDSSEIIDRKMKRFMADAAIYNAVALDEAIKQSGLTPEQTSNERTGLIMGSGGASNQNVVEAADILREKGIKRVGPYRVPRTMGSTTSACLSTLFKIKGINYSISSACSTSAHCIGNAMEQIQMGKQDVVFAGGGEELDWSLTMLFDAMGALSSKYNETPSSASRAFDANRDGFVISGGGGALVLESLEYAQARGATILAELTGYGATSDGYDMVAPSGEGAKRCMQLAISTVKGPIDYINAHGTSTPVGDVKELGAIKAVFGNNIPNVGSTKSLSGHALGAAGVNESIYSLLMLQNDFMAESVNIENLDEAVEGVPIVRTTTKQSLKRVMSNSFGFGGTNACLVFEKFKQ